The genomic window GCCGCCGCGAGTGCGCTTCGGGTCTGCCGCAGMTCGGGCGCCGCAGGGCTGATGACCAGGGGAGAGGCAGCCAACCCTGAACGGACGGCGGGACTCAGCGCCGGGGCACCCTGAGTCTGTGGCAGCAGGCTGGGCGCCGTGAGGCTTTGCACTGCTGAGCTCTGAGCCACCGCGCCCGCACCAGCGGCGATTCCCAGGCAGACACTCACGGCGCACCAGCGGGCCAGCCGCCGGAAGTGGGGCTGCCAGTGGGACAGGGAAGCACGCGACATGGCCTCAGAATAGCGGGCGGGCCGGCTCAAAATGAAATTTCTCACGTTTTGTTTTCGCTGACCCGGTTTTTTCTTTCTTGACCCGCTAGCATCGGCGGATGACGTTTGCCCGCTCCTCGCGTTCCGGTCTGCAAGACACCATCGCCGCTGTCGCCACCGCGCCGGGCAGCGCCGGGGTGGGCATCGTGCGGGTGAGCGGGCCACGCGCACTTGAGATTGCCGATGGGCTGTTCCGGGGCAAGCGGCGCCCGAGCGCGACTCCGGGCGGGCGCTTTCTGTTCGGCGAGTTGCACGCGGACGAAGAACTGCTCGACGAGGGCCTGTGCCTGGTGTTTCGCGGCCCGCGCAGTTATACCGGCGAGGACGTAGCCGAAGTGCAGACCCACGGCAGCCCGGCGGTGCTGAGTCGGGTGCTCGCGCGCACGCTCGACCTCGGTGCGCGGCTGGCGCGGCCCGGCGAGTTCACCCTGCGGGCCTACCTCGCCGGACGGCTCGACCTCACGCAGGCCGAGGCGGTGCTGGGGCTGGTGGAGGCGAGCACCGAAACGGCCCGCCGCCAGAGTGCGCTGGGCCTCAGCGGGGCGCTCAGCGAGCGGGTGGCGGGGGTGGCGCGGGCGCTGACCCGCACGCTGGCGGCGATTCAGGCGCTGCTCGACTACCCTGAAGAAGGCGTGCCCGACGAGGACCGCGCCGCGCCGCTCCTGGGAGCGCAGTCGGCCCTCGAAGAGCTGCTCGCCAGTGCCCACGCCGGGCGCATCAGCACGCGGGGGGCGCGGCTGGCACTCATCGGGCGGCCCAACGCGGGCAAAAGCAGCCTGCTCAATGCGCTGCTCGGCTATGAGCGCTCCATCGTGACGCCGCTGCCGGGCACCACCCGTGATTACCTCGAAGCGGGCCTGGAACTCGCGGGCGTGCCGGTCACGCTGGTGGACACGGCGGGCCTGCGCGAAACCGAGGACCTGATCGAGGCTGCCGGGGTGCGGCAGGCGGTGGCGCTGGCGGGCAACGCCGACCTGGTGCTCGTCCTCGAAGACGGCAGCCAGCCGCGTGAGCCACTGCCGACCGAGCTGCCCCCCACGGCGACGGTGCTGCGCCTGCGGACCAAGGCCGATCTGCCTGCCGCTTGGACCGACCCCGCTGCCCTCGACGTGAGCGCCGTCACGGGCGCCGGTCTGCCCGCGCTGCGCGAGGCCATCGGCGCCGCGCTGCTCGGCGACGCGACGCGGGGCGAGGCGTGGCTGACCACCGAGCGGCAAACCGACACCGTGCGCCGGGCGCTGACCCACGTGCAGGCCGCCCGCACCCTCCCCGACGACCTCGCCGGGTACGAGCTGGAAGAAGCGCTGCACGCCCTGGCCGAGCTCACCGGTCAGGACGTGCAGGAAGATGTGGTGGACGCTGTGTTTCGCAACTTCTGCGTGGGCAAATGATGCGGCCTCAAGCGCTCCGGCGCAGGCGGCGTTCCAGCCAGTTCAGGGCGCGGCGCACGCTGCGGCTTTCGCGGCGGTCATGAGCTTCCCATGAGGTCATGGCCTGCGGCTCGTGAAGGGCCTGTTCGCGCATGAGGGCTTTGGTGGTGAGGTCGAGGTCAGACGAATACATGTCTGTATTTTAGCGTGTTAGACGATATTTTTCCTGCCTCATCGCCTTCTGGTCACTTGCTATGTTCCCTAGTGAAAGGCCGGGCAATCGCCAGTCCTATACAGGTGCTCTGCATAACTCCTCACGCTTATA from Deinococcus radiodurans R1 = ATCC 13939 = DSM 20539 includes these protein-coding regions:
- the mnmE gene encoding tRNA uridine-5-carboxymethylaminomethyl(34) synthesis GTPase MnmE, with amino-acid sequence MTFARSSRSGLQDTIAAVATAPGSAGVGIVRVSGPRALEIADGLFRGKRRPSATPGGRFLFGELHADEELLDEGLCLVFRGPRSYTGEDVAEVQTHGSPAVLSRVLARTLDLGARLARPGEFTLRAYLAGRLDLTQAEAVLGLVEASTETARRQSALGLSGALSERVAGVARALTRTLAAIQALLDYPEEGVPDEDRAAPLLGAQSALEELLASAHAGRISTRGARLALIGRPNAGKSSLLNALLGYERSIVTPLPGTTRDYLEAGLELAGVPVTLVDTAGLRETEDLIEAAGVRQAVALAGNADLVLVLEDGSQPREPLPTELPPTATVLRLRTKADLPAAWTDPAALDVSAVTGAGLPALREAIGAALLGDATRGEAWLTTERQTDTVRRALTHVQAARTLPDDLAGYELEEALHALAELTGQDVQEDVVDAVFRNFCVGK